The proteins below come from a single Halobacillus salinarum genomic window:
- a CDS encoding aldehyde dehydrogenase family protein has protein sequence MHTKVKAVKMLLAGKWVHAEDTFEVCNPQNNQPIATVPLASKKEMITAIEKADEAFRNTEVWPTHERIKVLNKVAAYMKEHAETFAQTIASEGSKTINEARGEVKRAAQTIQISAEEARRLNGETINFDQNEGSENRVGYHYRFPVGVIGAITPFNDPLNLVAHKIGPAIAAGNAIVVKPASVTPLSALLLAEAFVEAGLPEGFLSVITGSGREIGEELVTHPAVQVISFTGGPNAGEKITQKAGTKKVSMELGSNSPVIVLKDADLHDAVQSCVSGAFSAVGQNCIGVQRIYVEEELYSSFLDTFVSRTEELNVGDKMDELTDIGPMINETEAERVEEWVEEAVSTGAKVETGGKRSGAFYSPTVLTGVAETAKISKEEIFGPVVLIESVSDLREAVQKSNNVDYGLQAGIFTADINHAFYAIKHMDVGGIMINDSSDYRIDAMPFGGTKRSGIGREGIQYAMNTMTEQKVVCFRLQENML, from the coding sequence ATGCATACAAAAGTAAAAGCCGTTAAAATGTTGCTGGCTGGAAAATGGGTACATGCTGAAGATACGTTCGAAGTGTGTAATCCTCAGAATAACCAGCCGATTGCAACGGTTCCTTTGGCCTCAAAGAAAGAGATGATTACGGCTATAGAAAAAGCAGATGAGGCTTTTCGCAATACCGAAGTATGGCCGACTCATGAACGCATTAAGGTGTTGAATAAAGTAGCCGCTTATATGAAGGAGCATGCAGAGACTTTTGCCCAAACCATTGCCTCCGAAGGAAGCAAGACGATTAATGAAGCACGCGGAGAAGTTAAAAGAGCAGCACAAACCATTCAAATCAGTGCAGAAGAAGCAAGAAGGCTGAATGGTGAAACCATTAATTTTGACCAGAATGAAGGAAGTGAAAATAGAGTAGGGTATCATTACAGATTTCCTGTAGGTGTTATAGGGGCAATCACCCCTTTTAACGACCCGCTCAACCTAGTGGCTCACAAAATAGGTCCGGCTATCGCAGCTGGTAATGCGATTGTTGTAAAACCAGCTTCGGTTACACCGTTGAGTGCCTTATTGCTGGCAGAAGCTTTTGTTGAAGCAGGTCTGCCCGAAGGATTTTTGTCAGTAATTACAGGTTCGGGAAGAGAAATTGGGGAAGAACTCGTCACTCATCCAGCTGTTCAAGTCATTTCTTTTACCGGCGGACCAAATGCAGGGGAAAAAATCACTCAAAAGGCCGGAACGAAAAAAGTGAGTATGGAACTGGGATCAAATTCCCCAGTGATCGTATTAAAAGACGCGGACCTTCACGATGCTGTGCAATCTTGTGTGTCAGGAGCCTTTTCAGCTGTAGGGCAGAATTGTATTGGAGTACAGCGGATTTATGTTGAAGAAGAGCTTTATTCTTCCTTTCTGGATACGTTTGTCAGCCGCACGGAAGAATTAAATGTTGGAGATAAGATGGATGAATTGACTGATATCGGGCCGATGATTAATGAAACAGAAGCCGAACGGGTGGAAGAATGGGTGGAAGAAGCCGTTTCAACCGGTGCAAAAGTTGAAACTGGTGGAAAACGGAGCGGTGCCTTTTATTCCCCTACTGTATTAACGGGTGTAGCGGAAACTGCAAAAATTTCAAAAGAAGAAATTTTTGGACCGGTCGTATTAATTGAATCCGTATCTGACTTGAGAGAGGCCGTCCAAAAATCAAATAACGTCGATTACGGATTGCAGGCGGGGATTTTTACAGCTGACATCAATCATGCTTTCTATGCCATTAAGCATATGGATGTTGGAGGCATTATGATTAATGACAGCAGTGATTATCGGATTGATGCGATGCCTTTCGGTGGTACGAAACGGTCGGGTATCGGCAGAGAAGGTATCCAATATGCCATGAATACGATGACAGAGCAAAAAGTCGTATGCTTCCGATTACAAGAAAATATGCTGTAA
- a CDS encoding CAP domain-containing protein: protein MKKGLFSILSLVFMVSVLAACNTNEGAMDRGKYDYNQVNYGPQNQGKPGQYSDRQQGYIQRIIPGQNRFDANIPYEGLNPNGTTQTPNQFDQAEQYDKNGDQVNTNENRVDQVNGAFQEQVVQLTNKARKKQGLDPLKIDPEVAKVAQKKTDDMAKKNYFSHTSPTYGSPFQMLKQFGVDYRTAAENIAAGQQTPDQVVKGWLNSPGHRKNIMNKNLTHIGVGYSEDGSYWSQMFIGK from the coding sequence ATGAAAAAAGGACTATTTTCGATCCTTTCCTTAGTGTTTATGGTAAGTGTCTTAGCAGCTTGTAACACCAATGAAGGTGCTATGGATCGTGGAAAATACGATTATAATCAAGTCAACTATGGACCTCAAAACCAAGGAAAGCCAGGTCAGTACAGTGATCGCCAGCAGGGGTATATTCAGCGGATTATCCCTGGGCAGAATCGTTTTGATGCAAACATTCCATATGAAGGATTAAATCCTAATGGAACGACTCAAACGCCGAACCAGTTTGATCAAGCGGAGCAATATGATAAAAATGGTGACCAAGTCAATACAAATGAAAACCGTGTCGATCAAGTCAATGGTGCTTTTCAAGAGCAAGTTGTCCAATTAACGAACAAAGCTCGTAAAAAACAAGGGCTTGACCCATTAAAAATTGATCCGGAAGTCGCTAAAGTAGCCCAAAAGAAAACAGATGATATGGCTAAGAAGAATTATTTCTCCCATACGTCTCCGACTTACGGTTCACCATTCCAAATGCTAAAACAATTTGGAGTCGATTATCGTACAGCTGCGGAAAATATCGCTGCAGGACAGCAGACACCAGATCAAGTAGTAAAAGGCTGGCTGAACAGCCCGGGACACCGTAAAAATATCATGAATAAAAACTTAACCCATATTGGAGTAGGTTATTCCGAAGATGGTTCATACTGGTCCCAAATGTTTATAGGCAAATAA
- a CDS encoding GDSL-type esterase/lipase family protein — MKPMKVILVILMITQLLTPFSAEAKEGGHLVAIGDSIPYGYNLTVDNKMPSGAAFPYLIGNKAGLEVTNLGIPGLTSKELLQAVKTNKVFRETIRDADYVLVYIGGNDLLNVVKKNKGLKNVTVEEIAPVIRDLLFNVYGTILTLDKLTDAKIIVYNIYNPYPAAGDKLNTPLSYINKQYASLVELLSHFTEVKLVNAYKAFKGHPEYILPKDVHPTSEGQKVLARIGLRALHS, encoded by the coding sequence ATGAAGCCGATGAAAGTAATCCTAGTTATACTTATGATCACCCAATTGTTAACTCCCTTTTCAGCGGAAGCTAAAGAAGGAGGTCATCTTGTTGCGATCGGCGATTCAATTCCTTATGGATATAATTTAACTGTGGATAATAAAATGCCTTCAGGTGCGGCGTTTCCCTACTTAATAGGTAACAAAGCTGGACTTGAAGTGACAAACCTAGGAATACCCGGTCTTACTTCTAAAGAATTGCTCCAAGCGGTAAAAACAAATAAGGTTTTCCGTGAAACCATTAGAGACGCAGACTACGTGCTCGTATATATTGGAGGAAATGATTTACTTAATGTAGTCAAAAAGAACAAAGGCTTAAAAAATGTAACGGTTGAAGAAATTGCTCCAGTCATCAGAGACTTACTTTTTAATGTATACGGCACGATTTTGACCCTCGATAAACTCACGGATGCCAAAATCATTGTATACAACATATACAATCCATATCCTGCTGCGGGAGATAAGTTAAATACGCCGTTAAGCTACATCAACAAGCAGTATGCCTCTTTAGTTGAATTATTAAGTCATTTTACTGAAGTAAAGCTTGTGAACGCATATAAGGCTTTTAAAGGTCATCCGGAATATATTCTCCCTAAAGATGTGCACCCAACATCGGAAGGGCA